Proteins encoded by one window of Chondromyces crocatus:
- a CDS encoding PAS domain-containing protein, translating to MDNPGHVQMFGASTEELRAEIVALRERVAELEGRGGDTYRPIDLSAMLLAEPATFRATPEGLVTEWSCGAERLLGWTQQDIVGHSFLDVLSPPEVPDEHRRVGLDAINHGHLQASRALTTVKGSVPVPCRWTYTVMRDASGTATEIFSELEREHTELRPEETLAHSRHVLLSVVNHAPGAIYVKDMQSRYVMMNRSALRMLGKTLEEVLGRTDEDFFASHVAAHARVQDQRALDERRAVEFEYSVSLPEGTRHIFVTKFPLFDTRGEPIGVCGIGTDITDRKQAEAERLQMQQRMIDAQRAALREMAMPLVPIANGVLAMPLVGAIDSLRAAEIMETLLRGIERYRAHSVILDITGVRMLDTQVATALVSAARAAQLLGAEVLLTGISPSVAQTLVGMGIELSDMITLATLQHGIAYALRNQRLAAAASPRRLGSAPDRAPLESSRPPV from the coding sequence ATGGACAATCCAGGACACGTGCAGATGTTCGGAGCCTCGACGGAGGAGCTTCGAGCAGAGATCGTCGCCCTGCGGGAACGCGTCGCGGAGCTGGAGGGCCGTGGCGGTGACACCTACCGACCGATCGATCTGAGTGCGATGCTGCTGGCGGAGCCAGCCACGTTTCGCGCAACGCCGGAGGGCCTCGTCACCGAGTGGTCGTGTGGCGCGGAGCGCCTCCTCGGGTGGACCCAGCAAGACATCGTGGGGCACAGCTTCCTCGATGTCCTCTCACCGCCCGAGGTCCCCGACGAGCATCGTCGCGTGGGCCTGGACGCGATCAACCACGGCCACCTGCAAGCGTCACGGGCCCTCACGACCGTCAAAGGGAGCGTGCCCGTCCCCTGCCGGTGGACCTACACGGTGATGCGTGACGCCAGCGGCACCGCGACGGAGATCTTCTCCGAGCTGGAACGTGAGCACACCGAGCTTCGGCCCGAGGAGACGCTTGCGCACAGCCGACACGTCCTCCTCTCGGTCGTGAACCATGCCCCCGGCGCGATCTACGTGAAGGACATGCAGAGCCGCTACGTGATGATGAACCGCAGCGCCCTCCGCATGCTCGGCAAGACGCTGGAAGAGGTGCTGGGCCGGACCGACGAGGACTTCTTCGCGTCTCACGTCGCGGCTCACGCGCGGGTCCAGGATCAGCGCGCCCTCGACGAGCGTCGCGCCGTGGAGTTCGAGTACAGCGTGTCCCTGCCAGAGGGCACGCGCCACATCTTCGTCACCAAGTTTCCCCTGTTCGACACCCGGGGAGAGCCGATCGGTGTGTGCGGGATCGGGACCGACATCACCGATCGCAAGCAGGCGGAGGCCGAGCGCCTCCAGATGCAGCAGCGGATGATCGACGCCCAGCGCGCGGCGCTGCGCGAGATGGCGATGCCGCTCGTCCCCATCGCGAACGGCGTGCTCGCCATGCCCCTCGTCGGAGCGATCGACAGCCTCCGCGCGGCGGAGATCATGGAGACGCTGCTGCGGGGCATCGAGCGATACCGCGCGCACTCGGTCATCCTCGACATCACCGGCGTGCGCATGCTCGACACGCAGGTAGCGACTGCCCTGGTGAGCGCGGCGCGCGCAGCGCAGCTCCTCGGCGCCGAGGTCTTGCTGACCGGGATCAGTCCCTCGGTAGCCCAGACCCTCGTGGGGATGGGTATCGAGCTGAGCGACATGATCACCCTGGCCACACTCCAGCACGGCATCGCTTACGCCTTGCGCAACCAGCGCCTGGCGGCCGCGGCGAGCCCTCGCCGGCTAGGAAGTGCGCCCGACCGGGCGCCCCTGGAGAGCTCCCGACCCCCTGTCTGA
- a CDS encoding flavohemoglobin expression-modulating QEGLA motif protein, giving the protein MQIDRATLERIQELAPRLAARAGTRVLEGIAWPREVEERFFASGESSLPEVSYAPDRDALRKRIAELEELLRGIDGDSPALEWLRDCVRGQIEGAALLEAAGTRAFYERSCALYGSARTSFFGGAMRNVDLAQHLSARLSIHGWDEASDPPVEPLDANALRELLTARIEARSPRMDVQVTLDARITAKVVAGMTRVRIRPDAVFARWEAEGLWYHEVETHALTAHNGAAQPLLTFLRSGGPRSTRTQEGLALFAELYHRKLSIARLTRLATRVRLVDMAEQGASFLDLYRYLREQGAERRDAYFDAQRICRGGLVEGGAPFTKDACYLAGLLEVYAFFAAVLRGGLRDEVEMIACGRISLGDIAVLSALRAAGVLARPRYLPEWLCAWETLLPYFAFTSFMDGIDLGPVEQHFRTLLDVADVAGPHAAQKNEERPARKVSSPRQSGGSRRS; this is encoded by the coding sequence ATGCAGATCGATCGTGCCACCCTGGAGCGGATCCAGGAGCTCGCACCGCGCCTCGCTGCGCGCGCGGGGACCCGGGTCCTGGAGGGGATCGCCTGGCCTCGCGAGGTGGAGGAGCGCTTCTTCGCGTCGGGCGAGTCCAGCCTGCCCGAGGTCTCGTATGCGCCGGATCGCGATGCCTTGCGGAAGCGCATCGCCGAGCTGGAGGAGCTGCTTCGTGGGATCGACGGCGACTCTCCAGCGCTCGAGTGGCTACGCGACTGCGTGCGTGGCCAGATCGAGGGCGCGGCCTTGCTGGAGGCCGCTGGAACGCGTGCCTTCTACGAGAGATCGTGCGCCCTCTACGGCAGCGCCCGGACCTCCTTCTTCGGCGGCGCCATGCGCAACGTCGACCTCGCCCAGCACCTCTCGGCGCGCCTGAGCATCCACGGCTGGGACGAGGCCTCCGATCCGCCGGTCGAGCCGCTCGATGCAAACGCGCTCCGTGAGCTCCTCACGGCACGCATCGAAGCACGCAGTCCCCGCATGGACGTCCAGGTCACCCTCGACGCGCGCATCACCGCGAAGGTGGTGGCGGGCATGACCCGCGTCCGCATTCGACCCGACGCCGTCTTTGCGCGCTGGGAGGCCGAGGGGCTCTGGTACCACGAGGTGGAAACGCACGCGCTCACCGCGCACAACGGCGCCGCGCAGCCCCTGCTCACCTTCCTGAGATCCGGTGGACCCAGGAGCACACGCACGCAGGAGGGGCTCGCCCTCTTCGCCGAGCTGTACCACCGCAAGCTCTCCATCGCGCGCCTCACCCGCCTCGCGACACGGGTCCGCCTGGTGGACATGGCCGAGCAAGGCGCGAGCTTTCTCGACCTCTACCGCTACCTACGCGAGCAGGGCGCCGAGCGGCGCGACGCCTACTTCGATGCGCAGCGAATCTGCCGTGGCGGCCTCGTCGAAGGGGGCGCCCCGTTCACCAAGGACGCCTGCTACCTGGCAGGCCTTCTGGAAGTCTACGCCTTCTTCGCCGCCGTCCTTCGTGGCGGCCTGCGTGACGAGGTCGAGATGATCGCCTGCGGCAGGATCTCGCTCGGTGACATCGCCGTCCTGTCTGCCCTGCGCGCGGCGGGGGTGCTCGCGCGCCCGCGCTATCTCCCCGAGTGGCTCTGCGCCTGGGAAACCCTGCTGCCGTACTTCGCGTTCACCTCGTTCATGGACGGCATCGATCTGGGCCCTGTGGAGCAGCACTTCCGCACCCTGCTCGACGTCGCAGATGTTGCTGGCCCCCACGCTGCCCAGAAGAACGAGGAGAGGCCAGCGCGCAAGGTGTCGTCACCTCGACAGAGCGGCGGCTCGCGTCGCTCCTGA
- a CDS encoding sulfite exporter TauE/SafE family protein yields the protein MAVEPVLPLVIGTLLSLAAGLSLGLLGGGGSLLTMPILVYVVGLPPRDAIVTSLVVVGATSATALLAHARAGRVVWRVGAVFGAAGMVGAVVGARVGAFVPETLLLLSFAALMLVVAWAMLRERGASTAQEGLRDAAASVGASPGDAAPPCAASGVAAAAGAASPRVVGVLRHGFGVGVLTGLVGAGGGFLVVPALVLFSGLAIPDAVGTSLLVITLNATAGLAGAALRDVTVPWSLAGGMAGASMLGSLLGARLGREISPGPLRQGFGVFVIAIATFMVAREIGAQLQVPPAHAATLGGVVSTGIAGLCVWRLRKQRWSAAPPPLASRG from the coding sequence ATGGCGGTGGAGCCTGTACTTCCGCTCGTCATCGGCACGCTGCTCTCTCTCGCTGCGGGGCTCTCGCTCGGGCTGCTCGGTGGTGGGGGTTCGCTGTTGACGATGCCGATCCTCGTCTATGTGGTCGGTCTTCCGCCACGCGACGCGATCGTCACCTCGCTGGTGGTGGTCGGAGCGACGAGCGCGACGGCCCTGCTCGCGCACGCCCGCGCAGGCAGGGTCGTCTGGCGCGTCGGTGCGGTCTTCGGGGCGGCCGGGATGGTGGGGGCCGTCGTCGGCGCCCGTGTGGGCGCGTTCGTACCCGAGACGTTGCTACTCCTCTCCTTCGCCGCCCTGATGCTGGTCGTCGCCTGGGCCATGCTGCGGGAGCGCGGTGCGTCCACGGCGCAGGAGGGGTTGCGTGACGCTGCCGCATCTGTGGGCGCCTCGCCGGGCGATGCCGCACCGCCCTGCGCTGCATCCGGGGTGGCTGCCGCTGCGGGGGCCGCGTCGCCCCGGGTGGTGGGGGTGTTGCGCCATGGGTTTGGTGTGGGCGTGTTGACGGGGCTGGTGGGCGCTGGTGGCGGCTTCCTCGTGGTGCCGGCGCTGGTCTTGTTCAGCGGGCTCGCGATCCCGGACGCGGTGGGGACTTCGCTGCTCGTCATCACCCTCAACGCCACCGCCGGCCTCGCAGGGGCCGCGCTGAGAGACGTGACGGTCCCCTGGTCACTCGCCGGCGGCATGGCCGGAGCGTCGATGCTCGGCTCGTTGCTCGGCGCACGCCTCGGACGAGAAATTTCGCCCGGGCCGCTGCGTCAGGGGTTCGGGGTCTTCGTCATCGCCATCGCCACGTTCATGGTCGCTCGCGAGATCGGCGCGCAGCTCCAGGTTCCACCAGCGCACGCGGCGACGCTCGGAGGTGTCGTCTCCACGGGGATCGCGGGTCTGTGCGTCTGGCGTCTGCGGAAGCAGCGGTGGTCGGCGGCGCCACCACCGCTGGCGTCACGGGGCTGA
- a CDS encoding MBL fold metallo-hydrolase — protein sequence MIFRQLFDPESSTYTYLVADPITREAALIDPVLEQVDRDLGLVLELDLRLVHTLETHVHADHVTGSGLLRERTRCRVVAGAGGASCASIHVREGDAVNVGALQLQVMATPGHTDDSVSYLLDDRVFTGDALLVRGTGRTDFQNGDAGQLYDSITCKLFPLPDATLVYPGHDYRGHTVTTIGEERRCNPRLAHRDRAAFVQFMGELRLPAPRKIDSAVPLNRACGRISAEPQV from the coding sequence GTGATCTTCCGACAGCTCTTCGACCCCGAGTCCTCGACCTACACCTACCTCGTCGCCGATCCGATCACGCGCGAAGCCGCCTTGATCGATCCTGTCCTCGAACAGGTCGATCGGGATCTGGGCCTGGTGCTCGAACTCGATCTCCGGCTCGTCCACACCCTGGAGACTCACGTGCATGCGGATCACGTGACGGGCTCCGGGCTCCTCCGAGAGCGGACGCGGTGTCGGGTCGTCGCGGGCGCGGGAGGGGCGTCCTGCGCCAGCATCCACGTGCGCGAGGGAGACGCGGTGAACGTGGGCGCGCTGCAGCTCCAGGTCATGGCCACGCCGGGTCACACGGACGACAGCGTGAGCTACCTTCTGGACGACCGTGTCTTCACCGGCGACGCCTTGCTCGTCCGGGGCACGGGCCGCACGGACTTCCAGAACGGCGACGCGGGTCAGCTCTACGACTCCATCACGTGCAAGCTCTTCCCCTTGCCGGACGCGACCCTCGTGTACCCGGGCCACGACTACCGGGGCCACACGGTGACGACCATCGGCGAGGAGAGACGCTGTAACCCACGGCTGGCTCATCGCGATCGAGCGGCCTTCGTCCAGTTCATGGGTGAGCTTCGTCTGCCTGCGCCTCGAAAGATCGACAGTGCGGTCCCGCTGAACCGCGCTTGCGGACGCATCTCCGCGGAGCCGCAGGTCTGA
- a CDS encoding sigma-54 interaction domain-containing protein, with translation MKRVFRERGEEGGQALQHALGALEALAGPTLLLDERGRVSAVGPEARGLLPREVGAGQRLHEIFVGAADELHALLRSQREGMLSLRSRGEREALRPFRVRATPRTAEGRALGWTVHLSSCAATEDRREERFHGMWTQDPRMRRLFRIVEKAAKTQATVLLRGESGTGKERVACALHALSPRAHGPFRAINCAALAPTLLESELFGHVRGAFTGAVRDSPGHFRLAQGGTLFLDEVAEMPPELQAKMLRVLETHTIIPVGGREPVSVDVRIISATHRALRREVEQGRFRADLMYRLRVVPIFLPALRERPGDILPLAEQFLAEFNAQGGRQVKRIAPRARRQMEEYPWPGNVRELRNAMEYAHVMGERETLTEADLPPEFNEQARPVRLPLSPASVTTPASEVEAHSCSSRASRAPPREVAPGETIEVSLDEIRRALALARGRRAHAAELLGISRVTLWRRLKEAEEDGTA, from the coding sequence ATGAAGCGCGTCTTCAGAGAGCGTGGGGAGGAAGGGGGACAGGCGTTGCAGCATGCGCTCGGAGCGCTGGAGGCGCTGGCGGGTCCGACGTTGCTGCTGGATGAGCGAGGTCGTGTGAGCGCCGTCGGTCCGGAGGCGCGGGGTCTGCTCCCGCGCGAGGTGGGCGCCGGTCAGCGGCTCCACGAGATCTTCGTCGGCGCGGCGGACGAGCTGCATGCGCTGCTCCGCTCGCAGCGGGAGGGGATGCTGTCGCTTCGATCGCGCGGGGAGAGAGAGGCGCTGCGCCCCTTCCGGGTGCGAGCGACGCCGCGGACGGCGGAAGGTCGGGCGCTGGGATGGACCGTCCATCTGTCGTCGTGTGCGGCGACGGAGGATCGACGCGAGGAGCGCTTCCACGGGATGTGGACGCAGGACCCGCGCATGCGCCGGCTGTTCCGCATCGTCGAGAAGGCGGCGAAGACGCAGGCCACGGTGCTGCTCCGTGGGGAGAGCGGCACGGGCAAGGAGCGGGTCGCCTGTGCGCTTCACGCGCTCTCACCGCGCGCGCACGGACCCTTCCGCGCCATCAACTGCGCGGCGCTCGCGCCCACCCTGCTCGAGAGCGAGCTGTTCGGTCACGTGCGTGGTGCGTTCACCGGGGCGGTGCGCGACAGCCCGGGACACTTCCGGCTCGCGCAGGGGGGGACGCTCTTCCTCGACGAGGTGGCGGAGATGCCCCCGGAGCTCCAGGCGAAGATGCTGCGCGTCCTGGAGACGCACACGATCATCCCGGTGGGTGGGCGCGAGCCGGTCTCGGTCGACGTGCGCATCATCTCGGCCACGCACCGCGCGCTGAGGCGCGAGGTGGAGCAGGGGAGGTTCCGGGCAGACCTCATGTACCGGCTGCGGGTCGTCCCCATCTTCCTGCCGGCGCTGCGGGAGCGCCCGGGAGACATCCTGCCGCTGGCCGAGCAGTTCCTCGCCGAGTTCAACGCGCAGGGAGGCCGGCAGGTGAAGCGCATCGCGCCGCGCGCACGTCGTCAGATGGAGGAATACCCGTGGCCAGGGAACGTCCGGGAGCTGCGCAATGCCATGGAGTATGCGCACGTGATGGGAGAGCGCGAGACGCTCACCGAGGCCGATCTTCCGCCGGAGTTCAACGAGCAGGCCCGCCCCGTCCGTCTCCCGCTGTCGCCCGCGAGCGTCACCACGCCGGCCTCCGAGGTGGAAGCGCACAGCTGTTCCTCGCGCGCGTCGAGGGCGCCTCCGAGGGAGGTGGCCCCCGGCGAGACGATCGAGGTGAGCCTGGACGAGATCCGCCGGGCCCTCGCGCTCGCCCGGGGACGACGCGCACACGCGGCAGAGCTGCTCGGGATCAGTCGGGTCACGCTGTGGCGCAGGCTCAAGGAGGCGGAGGAGGACGGGACGGCGTGA